Proteins encoded in a region of the Sander lucioperca isolate FBNREF2018 chromosome 4, SLUC_FBN_1.2, whole genome shotgun sequence genome:
- the psmd12 gene encoding 26S proteasome non-ATPase regulatory subunit 12: protein MNIPKMTEERPERSDGKIVKMEVDYSSTVDQRLPECEKMAKEGKLQEAVESLLSLEKQTRTASDMVSTSRILVAVVQMCYEAKDWDALNENIMLLTKRRSQLKQAVAKMVQECYKYVDSVTDQAIKLRLIDTLRTVTAGKIYVEIERARLTKTLANIKEQSGEIKEAASILQELQVETYGSMEKKEKVEFILEQMRLCIAVKDYIRTQIISKKINTKFFQEEGNEESKLKYYNLMIQVDQHEGSYLSICKHYRAIYDTPCILEDSSKWQQALKSVVLYVILSPYDNEQSDLVHRISEDKKLEEIPKYKDLLKQFTTMELMRWSSLVEDYGKELREGSPDSPATDVFSYSEEGEKRWKDLKNRVVEHNIRIMAKYYTRITMKRMAGLLDLSIDESEEFLSSLVVNKTIYAKVDRLAGIINFQRPKDPNDLLNDWSHKLNSLMSLVNKTTHLIAKEEMIHNLQ, encoded by the exons ATGAACATCCCGAAGATGACCGAGGAACGACCTGAAAGATCCGATGGGAAGATTGTGAAAATGGAGGTTGACTACAGTTCAACTGTAGACCAGCGTCTCCCGGAATGCGAAAAAATGGCTAAA GAGGGCAAGCTCCAGGAGGCCGTTGAGAGCTTGTTGTCATTGGAGAAGCAAACCAGAACG GCATCAGACATGGTGTCCACCTCCAGAATCCTTGTGGCTGTGGTCCAGATGTGTTATGAGGCCAAGGACTGGGATGCCCTGAATGAAAACATCATGTTGCTCACCAAAAGAAGGAGTCAGCTGAAACAG GCTGTTGCCAAGATGGTGCAAGAATGTTACAAGTATGTGGATTCTGTGACTGATCAGGCCATCAAACTGAGACTCATCGACACGCTTCGCACCGTGACTGCTGGCAAG ATATATGTAGAGATTGAGCGTGCGAGGCTGACGAAGACCTTGGCCAATATCAAGGAGCAGAGTGGAGAGATCAAAGAGGCAGCTTCCATTCTTCAGGAGTTGCAG gtgGAGACATATGGCTCCATGGAGAAAAAGGAGAAGGTGGAGTTTATCTTGGAACAGATGAGGCTTTGCATTGCTGTTAAAGATTACATTCGCACCCAGATCATCAGCAAGAAGATAAACACCAAATTCTTCCAAGAGGAGGGCAACGAG GAGTCCAAGCTGAAGTACTACAACCTGATGATTCAGGTAGACCAGCATGAGGGCTCCTACCTGTCTATCTGCAAACACTACCGAGCTATCTATGACACCCCCTGCATCTTGGAGGACAGCAGCAAGTGGCAACAG GCCCTGAAGAGTGTGGTGCTGTACGTGATTCTTTCCCCTTACGACAATGAGCAGTCAGACCTCGTGCACAGAATCAGTGAGGACAAGAAACTGGAAGAAATCCCTAAATACAA GGACCTTTTGAAACAGTTCACGACTATGGAGCTGATGCGCTGGTCTTCCCTGGTGGAGGATTATGGGAAAGAGCTGAGAGAGGGCTCACCTGATAGCCCTGCCACAGACGTCTTCTCTTATTCAGAAGAGGGGGAGAAAAGGTGGAAGGACCTGAAGAACAGAGTGGTGGAGCAC AACATCAGAATAATGGCCAAATATTACACCAGAATCACAATGAAGAGGATGGCTGGACTCCTTGACCTCTCTATTGAT GAATCAGAGGAGTTCCTCTCCAGCCTAGTTGTAAACAAGACCATCTATGCCAAGGTCGACCGGCTGGCTGGCATCATCAACTTTCAGAGGCCTAAAGACCCCAACGACCTGCTCAACGACTGGTCACACAAACTCAACTCTCTCATGTCTCTGGTCAATAAGACCACACATCTCATTGCCAAGGAGGAGATGATCCACAACCTGCAGTGA